The Deinococcus puniceus genome segment CGCCCCAGCAAGAAAGCCCAGGCGCTGACCAGCAGCACGCCGTCTATGAACCGCACCGAGGCGCGGCGCGTGCAGGCCAGCACCCACAGCCCCAGAATCAGCATCACCAGCGCGGGCAGCCCAAATCGGTCAAAAGCGTTTCCGCGGCCCAACTCCAACACCAGCGAGGCCAGCGCTCCTACCGCCGCCAAGGGCAGGGTCAGGCAGTAGGTGGCGCGGCGATCATGGCCCAGCCGGAACACACTGCCGCCTTTGGGGGTGGTCACCGCGTCTGGCCCGAGGACGGCGCGGTCTGACCTACCGGACATCAACAACCCGTCTAAAGCTCCTGTGCGTGCAGTCCACTGCCCCGCTGTCCCTCTCTCCAGAGCCGTCACACCGACACACCGCAACCTTCATGGGGGTAGCAAAGCACCCCGCCTCTGACCCGACCCTGACAGCACCCCCTAAAAGCCTGTGTGAAGGCGGCGTTCTGGGCAGAGTGCGGGAGTAGGTGGGAATCGTCCAAAAGGCTGAAGGTCAAGGGTCTAAGGTGCTGGGGCGAGGGCGGTTGCTGGGTGTTGTCCAGTGCCGCCTCCATTCTGGGCAGACTTTGAAATCAGTTCTTAGACCCTGAGACCAAGCCCCAGCAACCTCAGCCCCACACCCACCCCATCAGTCCAGCGCCGGAACCGGGTAGGGCAGCGTGCCCTCGTAGATGGCGCGGCCCACGATGGCCCCGTGAATGCCCTCTTCGGCCAGCAGGCGCACATCGTCCAAGTTCGCCACGCCGCCGCCCACGATCAGGGTATTGACCCACAGCTGGCGCACCTGCCGCATCAGTTCCCGGTCTAGGCCGCGCAGGGTGCCGTCGCGGGTCACGTCGGTAAAGATCAGGGTTTCCAAGCCCGCGTCGGCCAACTGGGGCGTCAGGTCGGCCACCATCAGGCCGCTGCCCTGCGCCCAGCCGTGCGTCGCCACTTCCAGCCCGCGTGCGTCAAGGCTCACCACCACCCGTTCGGGGCCGTGTGCGGCGATCAGTTCGGCCACCAGTTGGGGGTTCTTCACGGCTGCCGTACCGATCACCACCCGGTCTACCCCCGCTTTCAGAAGGGCTTCGGCGCTTGTTCGGTCACGGATGCCGCCGCCCACTTCTACAGGCACGCCCAAGTCTGCGGTAATTTGGGCAATCACGGCGCGGTTTTCGCCCCGGCCTGTGGCGGCGTCCAAGTCCACCAGATGCACCAGCCCGGCCCCCAACGCCGCCCAGTGCCGCGCCGCATCCAGCGGGGACTCGAAATACACGGTTTCTTGGTCTGGGTTGCCCTCGTACAGGCGCACGGCGCGGCCCGATTGAATGTCTACGCACGGAATGATCAGGGGCAAAGGCTTGGGCGTGGGGCCAGAAGCGGGCGTCGTCATGCGGGCCAGCATAGCGGCTTCACTGTGCGGTCTTCTTCTGCCTAAACCGGGTTACACTGCCCCTGACGTGCGAATCGGGATTGTGACTGCCACCTACCAGCCTTCACGCAACGGGGTTGCCACGAGTACGGCGCTGTTTGCACAGGGCCTGCGCGAACGCGGCCACAGCGTCAGCGTGTTTGCGCCGCGCCACCCACTGATGCCGCCCCACGAGCCGGGCGTGTACCGCCTGAATTCCTCGTTTGCCGGGGCGCGGGCCATGGGCGCTCCCGCCGATTATCCGGTGATGCTGGCTCCGGGGCCGCTGCTGACCTCGCGTCTGCCGCTGCGCGATCTGGACGTGCTGCACACCATGCATCCCTTTTTGGCCGGACGGCTGGCCCTGAACTGGGCGCGGCTGTCGGGCGCTCCGGTGGTGTTCACGGCCCACACGCAGTACGAGGAATATCTGCACTACACACCTATGCCCCGGCGGGTGGGCCGCGCCATTTTGCGCCCGCATGTGGCCGCGTTCGCCCGCCGTGTAGACACGGTGCTGGCTCCGGGCCGCGCCATGCAGGACATGCTGCGCGAATACGGCTTTACCGGAGACGTGCACCTGTTTCCCAATCCAGTAGACCTCACGGCCTTTCAGCAGGCCGATGGGACGGCTTTCCGCGCCAAGTACCACATTCCGCCTGACGCGCCCTTGGCGATGTACTTGGGCCGCCTCGCCCCCGAAAAGAATCTGGCCGTGATGCTGCACGCCTTCGAGCAGGCCCGCGCCAGCCGCCCCGATCTGCGCCTGCTGGTGGTGGGCGACGGCTCCAGCCGCGCAGAAGCGCAGGCATTGGCCTCCGACGCCGTGACGTTGACTGGGCCAGTGCCCTACGCGCAGGTGCCGAGCGCTCTGGCCGCCGCC includes the following:
- the hisA gene encoding 1-(5-phosphoribosyl)-5-[(5-phosphoribosylamino)methylideneamino]imidazole-4-carboxamide isomerase codes for the protein MTTPASGPTPKPLPLIIPCVDIQSGRAVRLYEGNPDQETVYFESPLDAARHWAALGAGLVHLVDLDAATGRGENRAVIAQITADLGVPVEVGGGIRDRTSAEALLKAGVDRVVIGTAAVKNPQLVAELIAAHGPERVVVSLDARGLEVATHGWAQGSGLMVADLTPQLADAGLETLIFTDVTRDGTLRGLDRELMRQVRQLWVNTLIVGGGVANLDDVRLLAEEGIHGAIVGRAIYEGTLPYPVPALD
- a CDS encoding glycosyltransferase family 4 protein → MRIGIVTATYQPSRNGVATSTALFAQGLRERGHSVSVFAPRHPLMPPHEPGVYRLNSSFAGARAMGAPADYPVMLAPGPLLTSRLPLRDLDVLHTMHPFLAGRLALNWARLSGAPVVFTAHTQYEEYLHYTPMPRRVGRAILRPHVAAFARRVDTVLAPGRAMQDMLREYGFTGDVHLFPNPVDLTAFQQADGTAFRAKYHIPPDAPLAMYLGRLAPEKNLAVMLHAFEQARASRPDLRLLVVGDGSSRAEAQALASDAVTLTGPVPYAQVPSALAAADAFITASTSEVLPMSMIEALAAGTPLVAARSPAALDLIQEGVNGTVRDATADALAAGLLEVLYPAHLPQLQAGARHSAQQYDLRVRAQALEGVYLRAIARKRR